ACCAAAATTAGTAATCCCAGATACCTTACCAGTGACTTTTGTACCTACTTCAATTGCCATAAAAAAAGTTGTTCCTCCTATGAAATAATGGTTTTAGTATAGCATACTTTGTGAAACGTTGAGTTATACATTTAAGCAATTAATAAAAAGTGGTCTACTCATATAAAGCAGACCACAACCCCGATTAGTTGGCAGTTACATCGGCAGCATTATCATTTGGTAAGCTGTAGACCGTTTCGCCACTCTTCGTATAATCATACTTTGAACGTAATAACTTTTGTAAGTAATCCTTATTATTCAACTGTTTGATCTGACTCTCAAGTTGATTATTTTTTTGCTGCACCTTTTTTAATTTAACTTGACTGGTCGCAACTTGACGGTTTACCTGGTGCAGATTGGACCGCGTATTAATCAACTGAAAACCAAAGAATAGTATCAATGCTCCGAACACCGCAACAATCAAAATAAACCGTCGCCGCCGTACTTGTGCAACACGCTGGGCTTGCCCATGCTCGTCGGTGGCAACTTGACGAATATAATCATTATCTAACTGCTTGATTTTGTTACGTGACCCGTTCGTCATGTTGGTCCAGTCCTTTCAAATTGGGTTGCCTAAATTATAACAACTTCATCGGCCGGTGTAAACGACATCATGCTGATTAAGTCAACGTTTACGACCATTTCGATGAACGGATACACCGACCTAATCACTAAATGGTTGGCGATAATCCGTTTTGTAGTCTTCGCTGATGATGTCATACATCAGCTCGGCATCATTTTTCTTAGTTGTTTCCAATAACTGCGTCACTTTGACTGTTAATGTCTTATTTCCAAAACTAATAATTAGTTCATCATCAACGCTAACATTACTGGAAGATTTCGCTACCTTACCGTTAATTTGAATCCGCCCCTTATCGGCGATTTCTTTAGCAACAGAGCGCCGCTTGATGATTCGTGAAACCTTTAAAAACTTATCTAAACGCATACTCATGAATGATGTTCCTTTCCTTTTGCAACGGCCTTAATTAGCCGCTTTCCATATGGCAACACTAACCACTCGCGAATCGTGAATAATCGGGCATAGACGGCCCCGGCAACAAACACCAGCACACCGATTAGCACCCCAATCACCGTTATAATTCCAGCCATTCCACGCGTATTCGCTAGTATCGGACCTACTAAGGCGGTGATTTGATGACAACTAAGGATCACCACGATACCCATTACGGCACTTAATGCGAGCAATTTTATCAAATAACCACTCTCTAATAGCACCTGCTGCAAGTCTTCCGGCGAACCTAACCACATGACCGCAAACATCACGGCCAAGCTCAATACGGTCACCGCACTGGCACCGTTGATGCCATAGTGGACCACGAAGATGTAATTAGCCAGCACTTTTGTCGCTAATCCAGCAATGATGCCAATGATCATGGCCGTATATTCGTTCAAACTCTGTAACACACTTGTATACGTCGTAATC
This Lactiplantibacillus plantarum DNA region includes the following protein-coding sequences:
- a CDS encoding RNA-binding S4 domain-containing protein gives rise to the protein MRLDKFLKVSRIIKRRSVAKEIADKGRIQINGKVAKSSSNVSVDDELIISFGNKTLTVKVTQLLETTKKNDAELMYDIISEDYKTDYRQPFSD
- a CDS encoding FtsB family cell division protein, whose amino-acid sequence is MTNGSRNKIKQLDNDYIRQVATDEHGQAQRVAQVRRRRFILIVAVFGALILFFGFQLINTRSNLHQVNRQVATSQVKLKKVQQKNNQLESQIKQLNNKDYLQKLLRSKYDYTKSGETVYSLPNDNAADVTAN